The Salvia miltiorrhiza cultivar Shanhuang (shh) chromosome 2, IMPLAD_Smil_shh, whole genome shotgun sequence DNA window ACTAGCTTTTCGAAATTTCGAACTAAAAGTTTTGTAAATCCACCTTCTGCAAAGGAATTTTTCTACCTACGACCTTGCCTACAACtacaagtatttttttttctcaatagTTCGACTTCAGTAATAACATCTCTTATTTGATTTGTTCGTAGGTAGTCAATTCATAACATTCttcactttctcttttttttgtcaaaatatAATACAACGAAGGCTGCATGCATTAGCATGTAATCCAAATATTCACAATTTATTTGAAAAGGACGGGTTTTGTTTCACCTTCGACGACGATGCAAAAACTTCAACCTTAAACTCTTCACCATTTGCTGCCTCCGGCGCGACCATTGCATATcatagaaaacaaaaaaaccCAAAAGGGAATTCGTGATCAAGAAAATCCACGAGAAATAAGACAGAAAAAAAATCAGCAGATTTCTCACTAGAACAAGAATCGGATGCTGCCATCTAACCAAAAAGATCAGAAAATATATAGccgaaaaaatatatatttggaaATAGAGTGTGCTACTGAAAGAATATGCAGAAAATACTGCAGTTTTATTGATGGAAAGATACTGCTTTACGACAGAATCTCTGTTTTAAatatatactagcatttgcactcgtgcgttgcacgaaaaatatttttatattttattatatataaaattgattatcatttgattattatataaaaattataaatataactaaaaatactataatttaagataaatatattttagtttaatataaaataataaagaataattcatattaataaaaaacgatattgtgaaaaaagaaaacaatataagttaaaagataattgaaaaaaatatatttattaaaaaaaaaagaggagagaggagagagaattttcttaagttttaatctttaaaaaaaatataatttttatattttaaatccaatatttacataacatatagtatcaaattaaagctcttgtcatgatctttaatttgatatgcatatcaaatattttataattagtcgaatttcacaattttaaaaatgaaataaaatagaaaaataaggaatttaaaaaaaaaaagagaaaaaaaaaagatgtataacttataaataaaccttcaattttatttctaactacaaaattgccactcaattttgaaattgatttgaaatcaatttgaaattgaaaactctctttttaatatattatagatagattatagattatagattcgCAAAGGCATCTAGACAAGCACAAAAAATGGACGAATTTTTCCCTTACCGTTTTTTGGCACAAAAATAATcttaatgaaaaaatattatttttaaaaaatatattttcatgaaaaatatatatatcataataaattttttatcttatttttgaaaatatcaagaaaaattactaagattttgaatttttatccattatataattatcaataaatataataattaaattgtaaTTAACATGTATAAAAAATTTCTCTAATAATTTTTCTAGTAACAACGATGTATATTATAAAATACCATATAACTCataattcttaaattaaattaagattttataataataataataataataataataataataataataataataataataataataataataataataataataaatgtataagACACAATGTAAAATGCTAcaaaacaaaaattataatttgtattttaataaaatgaaaaatactctCTGCGTCTCACTTCAAATGGCCCAAAACTATAGGATTGAgccatttgaagtgggacgaagagagtattaggTAAGTAGTATTCTATTAGTAAAAATGCACCAAAAACATTTCATGTTCGAATTCCGTCAATGTTTTTATAGATCTTAACCTATCACATTTCATATAGGATTGTTAAATGGTTATCAAGTATTGGTTAATCCAATAACTGAATCGAATCGATTCGTGTTTGATTACCCGATAACCGATTTTTCGATTATCGGATCCATATTCAATTACTAGTATGTATATCTGTAAAAATTTCgattatcggttaacccgataaccaaaaataaataaataaatatataaattatatttaattatttaattaaaaaattataattttctaattCCTATAATTATCTAGTTAAAGtaaatttatgtttatttaaaaaaaaattcttttggTGCAGTGGATAAGTTGAGTTGTAAATGAGTGTTTTAAATTTCCTTTAGGTGTCCGATTATCCAAATAACCGACTCTATTAAACGAATCGATTATCGAGTAATCGAACATCTTACTCATAATGGATACTGAAATATGGCGATTTTCGAATTTAAGTAACCAAACATTTCAATTCAAATGATCGAATTTGAACCATTGGACAGACCTAGCAAGttctaactatttttttttttacacagaGCAGGTTCTTACTATTTATTTCATAACCAGGGGCTGTACCCATAAAAATAGTTTGAAAGGtaaaattaaatctaaaatttcaaaaaaactatgaatataaaTTTTTCCACCGCTGCGCATGAGTGTAATATAGTAGAAAATGAACGGAATTGTAAAATTGAGTATGGTACGTGTGCAGTTGGATTATTGGTGTGTTCCCATGGGAAAGTTCCAAATGAAAGTGGGCTTTAATTCCATGATATTTGTAAATTAATGAATATGTGAAAATAGATAAGGTGGGTATATTTGGTGCATCTTAATTTTTTGAGGGAGGTTGTTAAACCTACGTGATGAGGACTGTAATacccatcagcgctgtgcttagcaatacaGGGACATTTTACAcgattattgttattgttatttaataaactaaccagcgcaggtttaacTAAAAGACTTGGGATTCCAGCACAATCGAAGATGCCTGAAGAACTCGCTCGCCAGAGCTACCcgccctgccagagcagagctacccgcTCGCCCAGAGCTAGAGCTACccgctcgccagagcagagctaccccTCGCCAGAGTCAGAGATACCCGCTCGCTAGAGCCAAAGCTACCCGCTTGCCCAGAGCCAGAGTTACCAgccttgccagagtgcagcgctGGCAGACATAGCctttgatgaacaatgcagtatatagtgatgaataacaaaatttaaaatattctgctcccttcaggattcgaaccctgcgaaaaaaaatcaccctccagatacaatatcagccataggattgatgaaataaacacaccagatcgtgccctagatctcactaaaattagagggtctcattggagcggcccctttttatatatactccctccgtccgccaagattatggcaatttgcttgggcacgagatttaataaaattggtgatgattttgatgtagtggagaaatggtctcaccactttatgagatgagtggttgcgattgaattttgagtggttttttttgtaaataaagagtgttagtaaggataaaatattaaagaagatggtgggaccattgccataaaaggaaagtgacataatcttgacggacgcccaatatagtaattgtgacataatcttggcggacggagggagtatatatatatatatatatatatatatatatatatatatatataggaatgggatcatatagatcccaatgcttataatagatccctagatccaaatcttgaccacacatttatgacatgtggcgcatcaagatggtgacacgtggcaaggattccaaggcaaaatctggaggggtaaaattggaatgtaattttcggatttaataattaaaaaaaatatatatttttttagattttctcaaaatagatatattttagatgcatatagtttcacacaaagatgcataaagttttcacatgaaatgcataactttgaacagaaaaatgcatttaatttttccagttttggtattttcaccaccccaccccataccaccccccaatccagcccacaccaccccccaaccctccccattaccaccccccaaaaataggcatgtttcacatgcatataaaatcaaacaaaaatgcataaagttttcacataaaatgcattaaactatacaaaaaatgcatttcattttaataaatctggtagtttcgccaccccaccccagcccctgccccctgcctccccaccccacccacccccccacccccaccccccccaaaaaaaattttttttttttcaaaaactgattttctaattgctggcccacccccacccccacacccccccccaaaaaaattttttttttttttcaaaaactgattttctaattgctggcccacccccaccccccccaaatttttttttatttttttatttttttaaaaactgattttcaaaaaaaaaaaaaattttttgggggggtggggggtggggggtgggtgggtggggggtcagtggtcagaaaatcagtttttgagaaaataaaaaaattaaaaaaaaaaaattttttttgggggggggggtgggggggggggtggggggtgggggtgggggtaggggtgggtcagtggtcagaaaatcagtttttaaaaaaataaaatttttttttttttttttgggggggggtgggtgggggggtgggggggggtagggggtgggtgggggtggggtggggttctggggtgtggggggtggtggggtgaaatcttatgcatatttatatgaaactttatgcatttttatatgaaagttcatgcattctcgtatgaaactttatgcgtctaaaatatacctattttgagaaaatataattttttttttttttttgaatttcgaaaattacattccaattttacccctctccagattttgccttgaaatgccttgccacgtgtcaccatcttgatgcgccacatgtcataaatgtgtggtctagatttggatctacggatctattataagcatagggatccaccggaacccaatatatatatatagatgagtcattttttttttgggaagtGGTTGACATTGAattaaggggtaattgcctgtaaatccctaacgtttacacggaattggtttttgcacctatttttatttttctacttttaaatatctaacctttagttttttgTCTGAAAATTATCCGGCGATcaattttttcttacgccggcaccggaaatgccactgtggcagccgaaattgacacctaaacatattttttacatgtggcaaaaaaataaaaataaaaaaataaaaaaatttccaaatcatcatcatcttcctcaaacCCTTATCCCCCCTCCCCCTGCCAGCACCACAGGCGCCGCCCCTTCGCCGCCCCCTTCCCTCCCCCAACCCGCCGTCGCCGCGACACACAAAGAGATTCTCGGCACCTCCGTCTCCCTTAGAACTACGCCGCCACCTCCATCGCCGTGACACATAGAGAGCTTCTCGGCACCTTTGTCTCCCTCAAAACTACGCCGCCATCTCCGTCTCCCTCTGAAAACTCGACACACCCACCTCTCCTTCTACGGCGACTCAGGGCAGCGGCGACATTCTAGCCCCCATTCCCTCTGATTTTCGACGACAAAAACGACTCCCTTTCCTCTATTTCAACATCGGTCGATAGTAGCAACTCTCTCGATTTGGAGATGGGCCGGCGGAGATGGGCCTCTCGAATTGGAGAGGGGCCGACGGAGAGAGGCCAGCAGAGAAAGACATGAGAGGGGCCTCTCGATTTGGATGGGGGAAGGGAAAGGGGAGGGGTCGACGGAAGATAGGGAAGGGGAGGCGGCAGCGGTGGTGGCGTAGCCGATTTGCAGAGATCGGCGCCTGGTGGCAGATGGTGGGGGAAAGAGAGGAGGGAGGGCGGCGGGCGGCGGGTGGGAGAACGGGGGAGAGGGGGAAGAAGacgcgggggggggggggggttattCCACatgtgaattttttattttttttttgtttaattttattccacatgtcaaatatatacttaggtgtcaatttcgactgccacagtggcatttccggcgccgacgtaagaaaaaatcgatcGCCAGATAATTTTCAGAcaaaaaactaaaggttaggtatttaaaagaagaaaaataaaaataggtgcaaaaaccaaatcttgtgtaaacgttagggatttacaggcaattaccccttgaATTAAAAGTGATTTTTTCGtaaatgaataatattaataagaataaaaaataaagaaaatatataacaTTATATCGTGAAATATGACAGTTGGTATGCAGAATGGAATGAAATGACTTTAGTAATGGAATCAGAATAGGAATGGAATGAACTAAGTAATAAAAATCCTATGGCTGGTATTCATAAGGAATGGAATGGTAAATCCTTAATTGATTCCATTCTTATGGATGGTAATGGTAATGAaatgcaataattttttttttcaaaaatcaaatttaccCTTGCCACTCATCGTATTCACTCTCGATTTTGTCTTTTAATATATCATTCGTTGTGCAATAATAACCACAAATTTGAGAGACCAGTTCGGATCGAGGAACTTGCACACCTCTATAATCTGATTTGGGAGGTCAGTTTCTTCCGTCTTGCAATTTTTTTTGGCGAATAACTTAATCTTGCCATAGCTGCAAATTGtatttacaaaatataaattagaataGTAAGACTAAGCCAATGAAATCATCccatattatttatttagttcTCTTGCCAATGAATAAGACTCTTCTAATTGTAACCTATGCAGAAGTAGGGAAACGATTAAAGAAGGTAATAAAACACATGTATATATATCATTCAAACGATTTTGTACAAACCACTAAACCATTGTAGCagataaataagaaaaatattactatatcaGATAAACTAGATATTCCTATAAACAATGCTAAGGTACTAACTTCATGTAAATTCAATATCGAAACTAATCACAAATTTCAACAAGTGAAAGACGCAAGTCaatcactacaacaaaaatattaataaagcAACcaatcaaaaagaaaataacaaaGGCTCATtctctaaataaaaaataaaaaaatcgcaAAGGCTAGACCAATTCAATATTCACGTGGAAACAATGATAAGTACAATATCCTACTTTAAATCTTCACCCAAAAATAAGAAACGAATATGTAAACCAAAAATCAAACTCGAATTTCACATATTCGATAAACGAAAGATGCAAGTCAAGAAATCGTACCAGGATTTTGCAATTATGAAGTTGAAAAAAATTGAGGCAGAATTTCGTTTGCGTATCAGTGCGTGTGGAAGATATTACTAGGTTTGATGTTTaatttatcataagaataaataaataggaAGATTTTTatccaaaattaaaataaaatccatAGAATTAGGATTACGTAATGCCATACGAGAGAAGGGAATCAGTAATACCGTAAATAAGGGATTAGTAATTCCCATGGGAATAGCTATTCCTAACTGAATTAAATCACCACCCGTAGGTTTAGGAATTAATAAAGGAATGGGTATTTCATTCCCACCTCATTACTAGTTAGAGCATCTCCAGTGGGTTGTGTCTTAGGGGgtgtcttagatggtggtccccacctaagacacacccctctccaatgcattgtgtcttaaaGGGTGTATTAGAtctccatttccacaaaattcatatttctacacttttatttttaaattcccaatttcattaaaaataaaattaaacattacaataattaaaataaatttaaaaacataattaaaatacgataataaaataaaaaaataacaataatttcctaatttaaataagccctcgacgcttgagcacttcttggactaggTGGTTGTGCAAGGCCAATTGTGCCTCCGTCATACCCGTCGTGTCCCTAttcaagagcttcatatccaTCTCCTCCCGTTTTTAtctcggcttgcatttttttgacCTCGGCGATTTTCCCCGTTTTGAGAGCATGCTCCCTCATgctttcggccaccttctcgaggGCGACGGAGAACGTCAAACCTCCTCCCGAAGACCCTTCTCCCTTCCTCATCTTGCCCTTGTCTCGCTTTGccgctttttggccttggggtctCGTCGTGACACTCGGCTCCGAAGAAGTGGTAGTTGCTCCACCATCAGAGCCCTTCCACTTTTTTGCGGAGTGGACATCCCCGGCTTGCGACATGAATCTTTCGCATTCGCGaagcactttccaagctttgatgtaggagaattgcttcttgaaattcgCTTCGAACATCGTCTGGGCTTGTTGGGTGATTTGATCGTCGCTCATACCACTCCCCTAATTCTCCTTGCAAGTGTTGTAGAAGCCCTCGAAGAATTTCGTCTCCTTTTGGACACGGGCGAAGTGGGACTTGAGATGATCCGGCTTTCGCGGCGGCGCTCCCGACTTATTGAGCGCGTTGAACTTCTCCGCGattgctccccaatattggagcaacttttGGGAGGTCCCCAAAATAGGATTGTGGGTTGCCTCCGCCCACAAGATTGCCACGAGCTCGGACTCCTCGCTAGAGTATAAAGCGCGGGGGCCCTTGGCTTTCGGCTTCACCGCCTCCGGCTCTTCTTGGACGTTGGCGTTCGCCGCCGGCGTGGGAAGATTTCCCGTAGCTAAGACATTGGAGGCTTGCGAAAATGGAGCAAATCCCATCATTGGAAGCCTCGAACCGCCTTGTTGCTCGAGGTATTCATCGAATTCACGATCCATTTAAAAATAtagaagagagaattgttgttgggaaaaattttaaagagagaattgtagttgagaATGTGGTGGATTTGATATTGTGGaagagtggtatttatagaagggaaaaaagaaaaaaaaaagaaaaaacaaaaaatagccGTTTAAAGCAACAgtcaaaattatatatatatatatatatatatatatatatatatatatatatagggtgtggttctggagagaactacattatttgtgagaacgagagaaccatcaaatctaatgcattcactgtaaaaattaatgcattcgctgttaaaattaatgcactcaaaaaaataaaaaaaaattgctcccttcaggattcgaacccaggatctgcattcatccaacaagatgatacatccaccgtagatcttgatgatcgaatggctaaaaatggttctccgttctttttttatttatggttctttcctgaacctctccctatatatatatatatatatatatatatatttcaaaaggtcatttaaaaaaaaaaacgattttcgatttttttttttaattgggcgcgTCCGAAGGACGCGCCATACATAAACGCCGCTCGCCCCGTGTCGCTGCTACGACATGGCCTCGCATCAGGCCGCGTCTCCAATGCGGCGCCCTCCTCCTCCACCCGGATCGATCCAGCGCTCGACACCAGCGCTGGAGTTGCTCTTACCAGCCGTCTGTTTGATAGAGAATTATAGAAATGAAGGTATTAATTATATAGAGATAACTAATCCATGTTTTGTGAGTttaattaagtaaattattGTTTGATGGCCACCAAATAATGTATGTATAACTGGAATTAGATGTTTGATAGATTCTGCTAAAATAATTTAACAGACATATTAAATGCTGAAATTACCTGAATGCCCTCTACTATTACAACAAATGACAAAATTTATCCTAGCATAAttggggaaaaaaaaagaaaaaaagtactGGTAGAACACGTAACACCCCACCCCTCACCCCTTTTGTTGTGCAGACACCTGCCCCCCACCCACACACACCACCCCTTTCTCCCTTTGTTGTGCAGACACCTCCCCCCTCTACCCCAACCCTTTCTTCCTCAGCCAATTTACGCCTCCCCCATCTTTGTCTGCAAAAAAAATATTCGCAGCCTTCCTCCCTCCAACGGCGCCATGCCCCACCCTCAAATTCATGTCTCCCGTCGCCCCCAACCCAAAATAAAATCGCGTCCCGTCTCCCTGTCGCCGTCGCGAGCAGCTCTTATCTCCTCCCGGTAAGCTTCCACCGCCCCTTTCAGATTTGTATCAAAAGCAAACAAATCTGGCGAAAGAGAAAGCATTGAGAACAAAATCTTTGCATGCCCAAAAACAATTTCGCAGATCTTACATTCAAGGGGATTCGACTGAAGAACTCATCTTCGCTGTGTACCGATTTTGAACTAACTTCAGGGAGAAAATTGGAAACACAAAACCTAATCTCAATCACTGTTCAAAGTGAGAAAACCGATCCGGTGGGGTGGGGCGGATGTATTTTCTAAATGCTACAGTGTTTTGGTGCGGGCTTCACCTCTTTTGCGGGCCTGGAAGATTATTGAGATAGCCTATCAAACACTTAGAAATGGTGAGAAATATTATCTATCTCACATAATAAACCCtatcaaacacaccctaaaagtattagtactccctctgtccacgaaaaagtgccctacttaccccttttctttcgtccacgaaaaagtgccctgtttacctttttgtacattcataccctttacttttcaatttatttacaacttatgtcattaataaatccacacttttatttaatctatgcaattaacccacacaattaatcccatttatttatttattttcttaattttcagtttatttatttattttcttaattttcagtttatttatttatttattttctgaatttcaagtttatttatttatttatttttgaatttttagtttatttatttccagtttatttatttatttatttccagtttatttatttattttctgaattttcagtttatttatttatttccagtttatttattttccattttatttatatatttattttttgaattttcagtttatttatttatttattttctgaatttcaagtttatttatttatttatttttgaattttcagtttatttattttccagtttatttatttccagtttatttacttatttatttatttatttccagtttatttattttccagtttatttatttatttattttctgaattttcagtttatttatttatttattttctgaatttcaagtttagttatttatttatttttgaattttcagtttatttattttccagattatttacttatttatttatttatttccaatttatttatttattttctcaattttcagtttatttatttatttattttcgaatttttagtttatttatttccattttatttatttatttatttatttccagtttatttatttattttctgaattttcagtttatttatttatttccagtttatttattttccatttttttatatatttattttctgaattttcagtttatttatttatttattttctgaatttcaagtttatttatttatttatttttgaattttcagtttatttattttccagtttatttatttccagtttatttatttatttatttatttatttatttatttatttccagtttatttattttctattttatttatatatttattttctgaattcacctaataaaataatgccaaatagttagtgcaagattagtaaaagtaaccacaatacattaacactacccttttagtcttttacaccacctttacaccacatttttcagctttcttaaaacccgtgtcagcacccaaatggggcactttttcgtggacggatggagtaatactTTTTGTACGTCCGACTTCACGTAACGTGTGGCAATTGAAAATGCGTAAATTAGTGGAAGATTAGGTTTAAATGAAATGGATTAATTAGAAAGGAGGGTATGGGTAGGGTGTTCATTCCCGAGGAAATTTAATGATGAGCGAAAGCCGAATGGACACGAGTCCACTGGTGAGCCCACCCCCACCTAATCGGAACCCAACACCCTTTCTCTTCTCTAAACTCACTCCCACTCCCACTCCCACACCACCATATTCTCCTACTAGGGCTTTTGATCGCACCACAAAAATGGCGGCAATCGGCGCTCGAGGTCTCAGGAAGCCTGTGTTCGTCAAAGTCGACAGCCTCAAGCCGGGCACCACCGGCCACACGCTCGTCGTCAAGGTCGTCGACTCCACCACCGTGCTGCACAagggcgccgccgcctccccgcACCTCCGCAACACCCGCATTGCTGAGTGCCTCGTCGGTGACGACACTGCCTCCATTGTCTTCACCGCTCGTAACGATCAAGGTATTCCGCTTCTCTACGTACTGCTACTGCGTCGTAAACGTATGCCTGCGATTTTTTTCCCAATGTGCACCCAAAAACTTCCGTAAATTGTGGTTTTTGTTTGCTCTTgttttttagttttttcttttttagtttgctcctcatatttttatattattttattaggttGCAGGTATTACCTAGTTATCTGCTAGAATTTGTCAGTGGAtgcttaatttatttagtacaGTATAAAATAATGAAGTATGAACTTGGGAATATTTTATCATCGTTGGCTGCTTTCTTGTGTTTGTTACTCCTGGTTTGATGATCGATTAAATCACCAATATTCATAGCAAAACATATCTAACAGTCATTCTAGTTTAAATATCGGCAAAAACATGTACGCCTAATTAAGGTTTATTTAATACCGAATTACAATTTATTAATCAAAATTAGGATTTAATTAGGGCAGATCCACGGTGCATCCAGATGTAGCTGACTGTGCCTCGTAAACTTTTTGAGAAAAGAATGTTGCGGAAAATGTCAGTGTAGTAGTATGAGGTTTtcttgtttaatttaaatttaaattcactaaattgTTATACACAATGTTAGAGTGCaggctgttttttttttcagttgatATACTTTCACAAAATGGTTATTCAGAAGTGGTTTCTTGCATTGGTTAAGATAGctatgatgatgatatttttgcTGCTGATGATGGAGTTATTCATTGGGCAGAGCTACTAAAAAAACAAAAGGCAAGTAGTTCAAGAAGGCTATTTTGTGCATTCTTGATTCTTATCTTCTCTCATAAGACGAAACAGAGGAACGACGTGGACTTAAGCTAAGAATCCATGGTTTAGGGCATATTTAGGCTAGGATGTGGATGGTCTAATGATATCTCACCTGCGTTTTCAGTTAacttgtcttcttcttcttcttcatggGTCCATATCATAAGCTTTTTGCATTTTAAAAGGCATAATTGTTGCTGGTCCCAAATCTGTGTCCAGTCTCTTGTCATTTTGTCTGATCTTAGCCTATCATCTTTTGTGCTTATAAGAGTTGTATCTCACAACTCAAACAGCATTGGAGTTTGCATAGCATCTATTTGTGTCATGTTTGATTCCTTTGCCATTTGGCTCTTGTTTACAGTTGACCTGATGAAACCTGGGACTAGTGTGATCCTACGCAATGCAAAGATCGACATGTTCAAGGGAACAATGAGGCTTGCTGTCGACAAATGGGGCCGGATTGAGGCGGCCGAACCAGCAACATTTGTGGTCAAGGAAGATAACAATCTGTCTCTCATTGAGTATGAACTGGTGAATGTTGTGGCTGAGTGACAAAGTGCCATCTTGACTTTTGCAAATATGTGGACATGAAATCTAGGATTTTTTGTAGTAATGGTTTTCACCTATTACCTATCTTAGGTGAAGTTAAGGATTTGGCGGGGAAAGCTTCTTTAGGCTTTTCGACATGGCATGTAAAAAAAGGAACCATGTTAATTACCTGCTTTGTACAATCCCTATCTGGAGAAGAACTATGGGCTATGATTTTGTATCTATGTTTAATTAACTGAAAACCTTTTGTCTTTTATCATGCATCTCTTTAATAGGGCTGTAATTT harbors:
- the LOC131012429 gene encoding uncharacterized protein At4g28440-like, which produces MAAIGARGLRKPVFVKVDSLKPGTTGHTLVVKVVDSTTVLHKGAAASPHLRNTRIAECLVGDDTASIVFTARNDQVDLMKPGTSVILRNAKIDMFKGTMRLAVDKWGRIEAAEPATFVVKEDNNLSLIEYELVNVVAE